One window of the Balaenoptera ricei isolate mBalRic1 chromosome X, mBalRic1.hap2, whole genome shotgun sequence genome contains the following:
- the LAS1L gene encoding ribosomal biogenesis protein LAS1L isoform X1, with protein MDRVWSAWCGKCVKEKGSPPLWAQRIVVAWLSRAEWDQVTVYLFSDDHKLQRYALNRITVWRSRLGNELPLAVASTADLVRCKLMDVTGGLGTDELRLLYGMALVRFVNLISERKTKFAKLPLKFLAQEVNIPDWIVELRHELTHKKMPHINDCRRGCYFVLDWLQKTYWCRQLENSLRETWELEEDREQTDEEDQEEDKNIVIDDITEQKPEPKDEEKGAEPKNEEQGAEPKDEEKGAELGVKADGDSEGNKEVDPHWQKAVRHKELYERARELLVSYEEEQFKVLEKFRYLPQAIKAWNNLSPPVECILAELKGITWENREALLDAFLDDGFLIPTFEQLAALQLDYEDGQTEVQRGEGTDPKSHKNVDLNDVLVPKPFSQFWQPLLRGLHSQTFTQALLERMLSELPALGDTGIRPTYILRWTIELIVANTKTGRNARRFSASQWEARKNWRLFNCSASLDWPQVVESCLGSPCWASPQLLQLIFKAMGQVLPDEEQEKLLRICSIYTQSGENNLAQEGSEASPIGKSPYTLDSLYWSLKPAGSSSGPEGEAQQQEEQGSVNDAKEDEKENQEALEDQVEEDDEEEEEEENDQKWEEEEEGDDDDDDDDDDDDDDDDYEDYEEEDRMEVGPFSMEEESPTAENARLLAQKRRALEGSAWQVSSEDVRWDTFPLGRMPGQTEDPSELMLENYDTMYLLDQPVLDQRLEPPACKTGHLGSKAYAGLHAVPRNSPLDHRRRSPWVIREPGTKQPLLRASAGNTKEPVQRACTFQNAGPL; from the exons ATGGATCGCGTGTGGAGTGCGTGGTGCGGGAAGTGCGTCAAAGAGAAAGGGTCGCCGCCACTCTGGGCCCAGCGCATCGTGGTCGCCTGGCTCAGTAGGGCCGAGTGGGATCAGGTGACGGTGTATCTGTTCTCTGACGACCATAAATTGCAGCGGTACGCGCTGAACCGCATCACCGTGTGGAGGAGCAG GTTAGGCAACGAACTCCCCCTGGCAGTGGCTTCTACTGCTGACCTGGTACGCTGTAAGCTCATGGATGTAACTGGTGGCTTGGGCACTGATGAACTTAGACTGCTCTATGGCATGGCATTGGTCAG GTTTGTGAACCTTATCTCGGAGAGGAAGACAAAGTTTGCCAAGCTCCCTCTCAAGTTCCTGGCTCAGGAG GTGAACATTCCGGATTGGATTGTTGAACTTCGCCATGAGTTGACCCACAAGAAAATGCCCCATATAAATGACTGCCGCAGGG GCTGTTACTTTGTCCTGGATTGGCTCCAGAAGACCTACTGGTGCCGTCAACTGGAGAACAGCCTAAGAGAGACCTGGGAGTTGGAGGAGGACAGGGAACAGACAGATGAAGAAGACCAAGAGGAAGATAAGAACATTGTCATTGATGACATCACAGAACAGAAACCAGAGCCTAAGGATGAGGAGAAAGGTGCAGAGCCTAAGAATGAGGAGCAAGGTGCAGAGCCTAAGGATGAGGAGAAAGGTGCAGAGCTGGGTGTCAAGGCTGATGGAGACAGCGAAGGCAACAAAGAGGTTGATCCACATTGGCAAAAGGCTGTGAGACATAAAGAGTTGTATG AAAGAGCCCGAGAACTGCTGGTATCCTATGAAGAGGAGCAGTTTAAG GTGCTGGAGAAATTTAGGTATTTACCTCAGGCCATTAAGGCGTGGAATAACCTGTCCCCACCTGTAGAATGCATCCTGGCAGAGCTCAAGGGCATTACATGGGAGAACAG GGAGGCTCTGCTAGATGCTTTTCTGGATGACGGCTTTCTCATCCCCACATTTGAACAGTTGGCAGCTTTGCAGTTAGACTATGAAG ATGGGcagactgaggtccagagaggggaaggtactgacccaaagtcacaca AAAACGTGGACTTGAATGACGTCCTGGTGCCAAAGCCGTTCTCTCAATTCTGGCAGCCCCTGCTCAGGGGCCTGCACTCCCAGACCTTCACGCAGGCCCTGCTGGAAAGGATGCTCTCTGAGCTGCCAGCCTTGGGGGACACCGGGATCCGGCCCACCTACATCCTCAGATGGACCATTGAACTGATCGTGGCTAACACCAAAACTG gaCGGAACGCCCGCCGGTTTTCTGCAAGCCAGTGGGAAGCGAGGAAGAACTGGAGGCTATTCAACTGCTCTGCCTCCCTTGACTGGCCCCAGGTGGTTGAGTCCTGCTTGGGCTCACCTTGCTGGGCCAGCCCCCAACTCCTTCAGCT CATCTTCAAAGCCATGGGGCAGGTCCTGCCAGACGAGGAGCAGGAGAAGCTGCTGCGCATCTGTTCCATTTATACCCAGAGTGGAGAAAACAACCTGGCGCAGGAGGGCTCAGAGGCTTCCCCCATTGGGAAGTCTCCATACACACTGGACAGCCTATACTGGAGCCTCAAACCAGCTGGCTCGAGCTCTGGACCTGAAGGAGAAGCCCAGCAACAGGAGGAACAGGGCAGCGTTAATGATGCCAAGGAAGATGAGAAGGAGAATCAAGAGGCCTTGGAAGACCAGGTGGAAGAGgatgatgaagaggaggaggaagaggaaaatgaccagaagtgggaggaggaggaggaaggtgatgatgatgacgacgacGACGATGACGACGATGATGATGACGACGACTACGAAGATTATGAGGAGGAAGACAGGATGGAAGTGGGGCCTTTCTCTATGGAAGAAGAGTCCCCCACTGCTGAGAATGCCAGGCTCCTGGCCCAGAAAAGAAGAGCTTTGGAGGGCTCTGCATGGCAAGTTAGCTCAG AAGATGTACGATGGGACACTTTCCCCTTAGGCCGAATGCCAGGTCAGACCGAGGACCCATCAGAGCTTATGCTGGAGAATTATGACACCATGTATCTTTTGGACCAGCCTGTACTAGACCAGCGGCTGGAACCCCCAGCATGCAAGACTGG GCATCTTGGTAGCAAGGCCTACGCAGGGCTCCATGCTGTCCCTCGAAACTCACCTCTGGATCACAGGCGTAGGAGCCCTTGGGTCATCAGGGAGCCAGGAACCAAGCAGCCCTTGCTGAGGGCCTCTGCTGGTAACACAAAGGAGCCCGTCCAGAGGGCCTGTACATTCCAGAATGCGGGGCCATTGTGA
- the LAS1L gene encoding ribosomal biogenesis protein LAS1L isoform X4, protein MDRVWSAWCGKCVKEKGSPPLWAQRIVVAWLSRAEWDQVTVYLFSDDHKLQRYALNRITVWRSRLGNELPLAVASTADLVRCKLMDVTGGLGTDELRLLYGMALVRFVNLISERKTKFAKLPLKFLAQEVNIPDWIVELRHELTHKKMPHINDCRRGCYFVLDWLQKTYWCRQLENSLRETWELEEDREQTDEEDQEEDKNIVIDDITEQKPEPKDEEKGAEPKNEEQGAEPKDEEKGAELGVKADGDSEGNKEVDPHWQKAVRHKELYERARELLVSYEEEQFKVLEKFRYLPQAIKAWNNLSPPVECILAELKGITWENREALLDAFLDDGFLIPTFEQLAALQLDYEENVDLNDVLVPKPFSQFWQPLLRGLHSQTFTQALLERMLSELPALGDTGIRPTYILRWTIELIVANTKTGRNARRFSASQWEARKNWRLFNCSASLDWPQVVESCLGSPCWASPQLLQLIFKAMGQVLPDEEQEKLLRICSIYTQSGENNLAQEGSEASPIGKSPYTLDSLYWSLKPAGSSSGPEGEAQQQEEQGSVNDAKEDEKENQEALEDQVEEDDEEEEEEENDQKWEEEEEGDDDDDDDDDDDDDDDDYEDYEEEDRMEVGPFSMEEESPTAENARLLAQKRRALEGSAWQVSSEDVRWDTFPLGRMPGQTEDPSELMLENYDTMYLLDQPVLDQRLEPPACKTGTLGLSCSIGSGNCSSSSNDSGNLDGLLWSQGQLHGLKSGLQLF, encoded by the exons ATGGATCGCGTGTGGAGTGCGTGGTGCGGGAAGTGCGTCAAAGAGAAAGGGTCGCCGCCACTCTGGGCCCAGCGCATCGTGGTCGCCTGGCTCAGTAGGGCCGAGTGGGATCAGGTGACGGTGTATCTGTTCTCTGACGACCATAAATTGCAGCGGTACGCGCTGAACCGCATCACCGTGTGGAGGAGCAG GTTAGGCAACGAACTCCCCCTGGCAGTGGCTTCTACTGCTGACCTGGTACGCTGTAAGCTCATGGATGTAACTGGTGGCTTGGGCACTGATGAACTTAGACTGCTCTATGGCATGGCATTGGTCAG GTTTGTGAACCTTATCTCGGAGAGGAAGACAAAGTTTGCCAAGCTCCCTCTCAAGTTCCTGGCTCAGGAG GTGAACATTCCGGATTGGATTGTTGAACTTCGCCATGAGTTGACCCACAAGAAAATGCCCCATATAAATGACTGCCGCAGGG GCTGTTACTTTGTCCTGGATTGGCTCCAGAAGACCTACTGGTGCCGTCAACTGGAGAACAGCCTAAGAGAGACCTGGGAGTTGGAGGAGGACAGGGAACAGACAGATGAAGAAGACCAAGAGGAAGATAAGAACATTGTCATTGATGACATCACAGAACAGAAACCAGAGCCTAAGGATGAGGAGAAAGGTGCAGAGCCTAAGAATGAGGAGCAAGGTGCAGAGCCTAAGGATGAGGAGAAAGGTGCAGAGCTGGGTGTCAAGGCTGATGGAGACAGCGAAGGCAACAAAGAGGTTGATCCACATTGGCAAAAGGCTGTGAGACATAAAGAGTTGTATG AAAGAGCCCGAGAACTGCTGGTATCCTATGAAGAGGAGCAGTTTAAG GTGCTGGAGAAATTTAGGTATTTACCTCAGGCCATTAAGGCGTGGAATAACCTGTCCCCACCTGTAGAATGCATCCTGGCAGAGCTCAAGGGCATTACATGGGAGAACAG GGAGGCTCTGCTAGATGCTTTTCTGGATGACGGCTTTCTCATCCCCACATTTGAACAGTTGGCAGCTTTGCAGTTAGACTATGAAG AAAACGTGGACTTGAATGACGTCCTGGTGCCAAAGCCGTTCTCTCAATTCTGGCAGCCCCTGCTCAGGGGCCTGCACTCCCAGACCTTCACGCAGGCCCTGCTGGAAAGGATGCTCTCTGAGCTGCCAGCCTTGGGGGACACCGGGATCCGGCCCACCTACATCCTCAGATGGACCATTGAACTGATCGTGGCTAACACCAAAACTG gaCGGAACGCCCGCCGGTTTTCTGCAAGCCAGTGGGAAGCGAGGAAGAACTGGAGGCTATTCAACTGCTCTGCCTCCCTTGACTGGCCCCAGGTGGTTGAGTCCTGCTTGGGCTCACCTTGCTGGGCCAGCCCCCAACTCCTTCAGCT CATCTTCAAAGCCATGGGGCAGGTCCTGCCAGACGAGGAGCAGGAGAAGCTGCTGCGCATCTGTTCCATTTATACCCAGAGTGGAGAAAACAACCTGGCGCAGGAGGGCTCAGAGGCTTCCCCCATTGGGAAGTCTCCATACACACTGGACAGCCTATACTGGAGCCTCAAACCAGCTGGCTCGAGCTCTGGACCTGAAGGAGAAGCCCAGCAACAGGAGGAACAGGGCAGCGTTAATGATGCCAAGGAAGATGAGAAGGAGAATCAAGAGGCCTTGGAAGACCAGGTGGAAGAGgatgatgaagaggaggaggaagaggaaaatgaccagaagtgggaggaggaggaggaaggtgatgatgatgacgacgacGACGATGACGACGATGATGATGACGACGACTACGAAGATTATGAGGAGGAAGACAGGATGGAAGTGGGGCCTTTCTCTATGGAAGAAGAGTCCCCCACTGCTGAGAATGCCAGGCTCCTGGCCCAGAAAAGAAGAGCTTTGGAGGGCTCTGCATGGCAAGTTAGCTCAG AAGATGTACGATGGGACACTTTCCCCTTAGGCCGAATGCCAGGTCAGACCGAGGACCCATCAGAGCTTATGCTGGAGAATTATGACACCATGTATCTTTTGGACCAGCCTGTACTAGACCAGCGGCTGGAACCCCCAGCATGCAAGACTGG
- the LAS1L gene encoding ribosomal biogenesis protein LAS1L isoform X2 yields MDRVWSAWCGKCVKEKGSPPLWAQRIVVAWLSRAEWDQVTVYLFSDDHKLQRYALNRITVWRSRLGNELPLAVASTADLVRCKLMDVTGGLGTDELRLLYGMALVRFVNLISERKTKFAKLPLKFLAQEVNIPDWIVELRHELTHKKMPHINDCRRGCYFVLDWLQKTYWCRQLENSLRETWELEEDREQTDEEDQEEDKNIVIDDITEQKPEPKDEEKGAEPKNEEQGAEPKDEEKGAELGVKADGDSEGNKEVDPHWQKAVRHKELYERARELLVSYEEEQFKVLEKFRYLPQAIKAWNNLSPPVECILAELKGITWENREALLDAFLDDGFLIPTFEQLAALQLDYEENVDLNDVLVPKPFSQFWQPLLRGLHSQTFTQALLERMLSELPALGDTGIRPTYILRWTIELIVANTKTGRNARRFSASQWEARKNWRLFNCSASLDWPQVVESCLGSPCWASPQLLQLIFKAMGQVLPDEEQEKLLRICSIYTQSGENNLAQEGSEASPIGKSPYTLDSLYWSLKPAGSSSGPEGEAQQQEEQGSVNDAKEDEKENQEALEDQVEEDDEEEEEEENDQKWEEEEEGDDDDDDDDDDDDDDDDYEDYEEEDRMEVGPFSMEEESPTAENARLLAQKRRALEGSAWQVSSEDVRWDTFPLGRMPGQTEDPSELMLENYDTMYLLDQPVLDQRLEPPACKTGHLGSKAYAGLHAVPRNSPLDHRRRSPWVIREPGTKQPLLRASAGNTKEPVQRACTFQNAGPL; encoded by the exons ATGGATCGCGTGTGGAGTGCGTGGTGCGGGAAGTGCGTCAAAGAGAAAGGGTCGCCGCCACTCTGGGCCCAGCGCATCGTGGTCGCCTGGCTCAGTAGGGCCGAGTGGGATCAGGTGACGGTGTATCTGTTCTCTGACGACCATAAATTGCAGCGGTACGCGCTGAACCGCATCACCGTGTGGAGGAGCAG GTTAGGCAACGAACTCCCCCTGGCAGTGGCTTCTACTGCTGACCTGGTACGCTGTAAGCTCATGGATGTAACTGGTGGCTTGGGCACTGATGAACTTAGACTGCTCTATGGCATGGCATTGGTCAG GTTTGTGAACCTTATCTCGGAGAGGAAGACAAAGTTTGCCAAGCTCCCTCTCAAGTTCCTGGCTCAGGAG GTGAACATTCCGGATTGGATTGTTGAACTTCGCCATGAGTTGACCCACAAGAAAATGCCCCATATAAATGACTGCCGCAGGG GCTGTTACTTTGTCCTGGATTGGCTCCAGAAGACCTACTGGTGCCGTCAACTGGAGAACAGCCTAAGAGAGACCTGGGAGTTGGAGGAGGACAGGGAACAGACAGATGAAGAAGACCAAGAGGAAGATAAGAACATTGTCATTGATGACATCACAGAACAGAAACCAGAGCCTAAGGATGAGGAGAAAGGTGCAGAGCCTAAGAATGAGGAGCAAGGTGCAGAGCCTAAGGATGAGGAGAAAGGTGCAGAGCTGGGTGTCAAGGCTGATGGAGACAGCGAAGGCAACAAAGAGGTTGATCCACATTGGCAAAAGGCTGTGAGACATAAAGAGTTGTATG AAAGAGCCCGAGAACTGCTGGTATCCTATGAAGAGGAGCAGTTTAAG GTGCTGGAGAAATTTAGGTATTTACCTCAGGCCATTAAGGCGTGGAATAACCTGTCCCCACCTGTAGAATGCATCCTGGCAGAGCTCAAGGGCATTACATGGGAGAACAG GGAGGCTCTGCTAGATGCTTTTCTGGATGACGGCTTTCTCATCCCCACATTTGAACAGTTGGCAGCTTTGCAGTTAGACTATGAAG AAAACGTGGACTTGAATGACGTCCTGGTGCCAAAGCCGTTCTCTCAATTCTGGCAGCCCCTGCTCAGGGGCCTGCACTCCCAGACCTTCACGCAGGCCCTGCTGGAAAGGATGCTCTCTGAGCTGCCAGCCTTGGGGGACACCGGGATCCGGCCCACCTACATCCTCAGATGGACCATTGAACTGATCGTGGCTAACACCAAAACTG gaCGGAACGCCCGCCGGTTTTCTGCAAGCCAGTGGGAAGCGAGGAAGAACTGGAGGCTATTCAACTGCTCTGCCTCCCTTGACTGGCCCCAGGTGGTTGAGTCCTGCTTGGGCTCACCTTGCTGGGCCAGCCCCCAACTCCTTCAGCT CATCTTCAAAGCCATGGGGCAGGTCCTGCCAGACGAGGAGCAGGAGAAGCTGCTGCGCATCTGTTCCATTTATACCCAGAGTGGAGAAAACAACCTGGCGCAGGAGGGCTCAGAGGCTTCCCCCATTGGGAAGTCTCCATACACACTGGACAGCCTATACTGGAGCCTCAAACCAGCTGGCTCGAGCTCTGGACCTGAAGGAGAAGCCCAGCAACAGGAGGAACAGGGCAGCGTTAATGATGCCAAGGAAGATGAGAAGGAGAATCAAGAGGCCTTGGAAGACCAGGTGGAAGAGgatgatgaagaggaggaggaagaggaaaatgaccagaagtgggaggaggaggaggaaggtgatgatgatgacgacgacGACGATGACGACGATGATGATGACGACGACTACGAAGATTATGAGGAGGAAGACAGGATGGAAGTGGGGCCTTTCTCTATGGAAGAAGAGTCCCCCACTGCTGAGAATGCCAGGCTCCTGGCCCAGAAAAGAAGAGCTTTGGAGGGCTCTGCATGGCAAGTTAGCTCAG AAGATGTACGATGGGACACTTTCCCCTTAGGCCGAATGCCAGGTCAGACCGAGGACCCATCAGAGCTTATGCTGGAGAATTATGACACCATGTATCTTTTGGACCAGCCTGTACTAGACCAGCGGCTGGAACCCCCAGCATGCAAGACTGG GCATCTTGGTAGCAAGGCCTACGCAGGGCTCCATGCTGTCCCTCGAAACTCACCTCTGGATCACAGGCGTAGGAGCCCTTGGGTCATCAGGGAGCCAGGAACCAAGCAGCCCTTGCTGAGGGCCTCTGCTGGTAACACAAAGGAGCCCGTCCAGAGGGCCTGTACATTCCAGAATGCGGGGCCATTGTGA
- the LAS1L gene encoding ribosomal biogenesis protein LAS1L isoform X7, protein MPHINDCRRGCYFVLDWLQKTYWCRQLENSLRETWELEEDREQTDEEDQEEDKNIVIDDITEQKPEPKDEEKGAEPKNEEQGAEPKDEEKGAELGVKADGDSEGNKEVDPHWQKAVRHKELYERARELLVSYEEEQFKVLEKFRYLPQAIKAWNNLSPPVECILAELKGITWENREALLDAFLDDGFLIPTFEQLAALQLDYEDGQTEVQRGEGTDPKSHKNVDLNDVLVPKPFSQFWQPLLRGLHSQTFTQALLERMLSELPALGDTGIRPTYILRWTIELIVANTKTGRNARRFSASQWEARKNWRLFNCSASLDWPQVVESCLGSPCWASPQLLQLIFKAMGQVLPDEEQEKLLRICSIYTQSGENNLAQEGSEASPIGKSPYTLDSLYWSLKPAGSSSGPEGEAQQQEEQGSVNDAKEDEKENQEALEDQVEEDDEEEEEEENDQKWEEEEEGDDDDDDDDDDDDDDDDYEDYEEEDRMEVGPFSMEEESPTAENARLLAQKRRALEGSAWQVSSEDVRWDTFPLGRMPGQTEDPSELMLENYDTMYLLDQPVLDQRLEPPACKTGHLGSKAYAGLHAVPRNSPLDHRRRSPWVIREPGTKQPLLRASAGNTKEPVQRACTFQNAGPL, encoded by the exons ATGCCCCATATAAATGACTGCCGCAGGG GCTGTTACTTTGTCCTGGATTGGCTCCAGAAGACCTACTGGTGCCGTCAACTGGAGAACAGCCTAAGAGAGACCTGGGAGTTGGAGGAGGACAGGGAACAGACAGATGAAGAAGACCAAGAGGAAGATAAGAACATTGTCATTGATGACATCACAGAACAGAAACCAGAGCCTAAGGATGAGGAGAAAGGTGCAGAGCCTAAGAATGAGGAGCAAGGTGCAGAGCCTAAGGATGAGGAGAAAGGTGCAGAGCTGGGTGTCAAGGCTGATGGAGACAGCGAAGGCAACAAAGAGGTTGATCCACATTGGCAAAAGGCTGTGAGACATAAAGAGTTGTATG AAAGAGCCCGAGAACTGCTGGTATCCTATGAAGAGGAGCAGTTTAAG GTGCTGGAGAAATTTAGGTATTTACCTCAGGCCATTAAGGCGTGGAATAACCTGTCCCCACCTGTAGAATGCATCCTGGCAGAGCTCAAGGGCATTACATGGGAGAACAG GGAGGCTCTGCTAGATGCTTTTCTGGATGACGGCTTTCTCATCCCCACATTTGAACAGTTGGCAGCTTTGCAGTTAGACTATGAAG ATGGGcagactgaggtccagagaggggaaggtactgacccaaagtcacaca AAAACGTGGACTTGAATGACGTCCTGGTGCCAAAGCCGTTCTCTCAATTCTGGCAGCCCCTGCTCAGGGGCCTGCACTCCCAGACCTTCACGCAGGCCCTGCTGGAAAGGATGCTCTCTGAGCTGCCAGCCTTGGGGGACACCGGGATCCGGCCCACCTACATCCTCAGATGGACCATTGAACTGATCGTGGCTAACACCAAAACTG gaCGGAACGCCCGCCGGTTTTCTGCAAGCCAGTGGGAAGCGAGGAAGAACTGGAGGCTATTCAACTGCTCTGCCTCCCTTGACTGGCCCCAGGTGGTTGAGTCCTGCTTGGGCTCACCTTGCTGGGCCAGCCCCCAACTCCTTCAGCT CATCTTCAAAGCCATGGGGCAGGTCCTGCCAGACGAGGAGCAGGAGAAGCTGCTGCGCATCTGTTCCATTTATACCCAGAGTGGAGAAAACAACCTGGCGCAGGAGGGCTCAGAGGCTTCCCCCATTGGGAAGTCTCCATACACACTGGACAGCCTATACTGGAGCCTCAAACCAGCTGGCTCGAGCTCTGGACCTGAAGGAGAAGCCCAGCAACAGGAGGAACAGGGCAGCGTTAATGATGCCAAGGAAGATGAGAAGGAGAATCAAGAGGCCTTGGAAGACCAGGTGGAAGAGgatgatgaagaggaggaggaagaggaaaatgaccagaagtgggaggaggaggaggaaggtgatgatgatgacgacgacGACGATGACGACGATGATGATGACGACGACTACGAAGATTATGAGGAGGAAGACAGGATGGAAGTGGGGCCTTTCTCTATGGAAGAAGAGTCCCCCACTGCTGAGAATGCCAGGCTCCTGGCCCAGAAAAGAAGAGCTTTGGAGGGCTCTGCATGGCAAGTTAGCTCAG AAGATGTACGATGGGACACTTTCCCCTTAGGCCGAATGCCAGGTCAGACCGAGGACCCATCAGAGCTTATGCTGGAGAATTATGACACCATGTATCTTTTGGACCAGCCTGTACTAGACCAGCGGCTGGAACCCCCAGCATGCAAGACTGG GCATCTTGGTAGCAAGGCCTACGCAGGGCTCCATGCTGTCCCTCGAAACTCACCTCTGGATCACAGGCGTAGGAGCCCTTGGGTCATCAGGGAGCCAGGAACCAAGCAGCCCTTGCTGAGGGCCTCTGCTGGTAACACAAAGGAGCCCGTCCAGAGGGCCTGTACATTCCAGAATGCGGGGCCATTGTGA
- the LAS1L gene encoding ribosomal biogenesis protein LAS1L isoform X5 — MDRVWSAWCGKCVKEKGSPPLWAQRIVVAWLSRAEWDQVTVYLFSDDHKLQRYALNRITVWRSRFVNLISERKTKFAKLPLKFLAQEVNIPDWIVELRHELTHKKMPHINDCRRGCYFVLDWLQKTYWCRQLENSLRETWELEEDREQTDEEDQEEDKNIVIDDITEQKPEPKDEEKGAEPKNEEQGAEPKDEEKGAELGVKADGDSEGNKEVDPHWQKAVRHKELYERARELLVSYEEEQFKVLEKFRYLPQAIKAWNNLSPPVECILAELKGITWENREALLDAFLDDGFLIPTFEQLAALQLDYEDGQTEVQRGEGTDPKSHKNVDLNDVLVPKPFSQFWQPLLRGLHSQTFTQALLERMLSELPALGDTGIRPTYILRWTIELIVANTKTGRNARRFSASQWEARKNWRLFNCSASLDWPQVVESCLGSPCWASPQLLQLIFKAMGQVLPDEEQEKLLRICSIYTQSGENNLAQEGSEASPIGKSPYTLDSLYWSLKPAGSSSGPEGEAQQQEEQGSVNDAKEDEKENQEALEDQVEEDDEEEEEEENDQKWEEEEEGDDDDDDDDDDDDDDDDYEDYEEEDRMEVGPFSMEEESPTAENARLLAQKRRALEGSAWQVSSEDVRWDTFPLGRMPGQTEDPSELMLENYDTMYLLDQPVLDQRLEPPACKTGHLGSKAYAGLHAVPRNSPLDHRRRSPWVIREPGTKQPLLRASAGNTKEPVQRACTFQNAGPL; from the exons ATGGATCGCGTGTGGAGTGCGTGGTGCGGGAAGTGCGTCAAAGAGAAAGGGTCGCCGCCACTCTGGGCCCAGCGCATCGTGGTCGCCTGGCTCAGTAGGGCCGAGTGGGATCAGGTGACGGTGTATCTGTTCTCTGACGACCATAAATTGCAGCGGTACGCGCTGAACCGCATCACCGTGTGGAGGAGCAG GTTTGTGAACCTTATCTCGGAGAGGAAGACAAAGTTTGCCAAGCTCCCTCTCAAGTTCCTGGCTCAGGAG GTGAACATTCCGGATTGGATTGTTGAACTTCGCCATGAGTTGACCCACAAGAAAATGCCCCATATAAATGACTGCCGCAGGG GCTGTTACTTTGTCCTGGATTGGCTCCAGAAGACCTACTGGTGCCGTCAACTGGAGAACAGCCTAAGAGAGACCTGGGAGTTGGAGGAGGACAGGGAACAGACAGATGAAGAAGACCAAGAGGAAGATAAGAACATTGTCATTGATGACATCACAGAACAGAAACCAGAGCCTAAGGATGAGGAGAAAGGTGCAGAGCCTAAGAATGAGGAGCAAGGTGCAGAGCCTAAGGATGAGGAGAAAGGTGCAGAGCTGGGTGTCAAGGCTGATGGAGACAGCGAAGGCAACAAAGAGGTTGATCCACATTGGCAAAAGGCTGTGAGACATAAAGAGTTGTATG AAAGAGCCCGAGAACTGCTGGTATCCTATGAAGAGGAGCAGTTTAAG GTGCTGGAGAAATTTAGGTATTTACCTCAGGCCATTAAGGCGTGGAATAACCTGTCCCCACCTGTAGAATGCATCCTGGCAGAGCTCAAGGGCATTACATGGGAGAACAG GGAGGCTCTGCTAGATGCTTTTCTGGATGACGGCTTTCTCATCCCCACATTTGAACAGTTGGCAGCTTTGCAGTTAGACTATGAAG ATGGGcagactgaggtccagagaggggaaggtactgacccaaagtcacaca AAAACGTGGACTTGAATGACGTCCTGGTGCCAAAGCCGTTCTCTCAATTCTGGCAGCCCCTGCTCAGGGGCCTGCACTCCCAGACCTTCACGCAGGCCCTGCTGGAAAGGATGCTCTCTGAGCTGCCAGCCTTGGGGGACACCGGGATCCGGCCCACCTACATCCTCAGATGGACCATTGAACTGATCGTGGCTAACACCAAAACTG gaCGGAACGCCCGCCGGTTTTCTGCAAGCCAGTGGGAAGCGAGGAAGAACTGGAGGCTATTCAACTGCTCTGCCTCCCTTGACTGGCCCCAGGTGGTTGAGTCCTGCTTGGGCTCACCTTGCTGGGCCAGCCCCCAACTCCTTCAGCT CATCTTCAAAGCCATGGGGCAGGTCCTGCCAGACGAGGAGCAGGAGAAGCTGCTGCGCATCTGTTCCATTTATACCCAGAGTGGAGAAAACAACCTGGCGCAGGAGGGCTCAGAGGCTTCCCCCATTGGGAAGTCTCCATACACACTGGACAGCCTATACTGGAGCCTCAAACCAGCTGGCTCGAGCTCTGGACCTGAAGGAGAAGCCCAGCAACAGGAGGAACAGGGCAGCGTTAATGATGCCAAGGAAGATGAGAAGGAGAATCAAGAGGCCTTGGAAGACCAGGTGGAAGAGgatgatgaagaggaggaggaagaggaaaatgaccagaagtgggaggaggaggaggaaggtgatgatgatgacgacgacGACGATGACGACGATGATGATGACGACGACTACGAAGATTATGAGGAGGAAGACAGGATGGAAGTGGGGCCTTTCTCTATGGAAGAAGAGTCCCCCACTGCTGAGAATGCCAGGCTCCTGGCCCAGAAAAGAAGAGCTTTGGAGGGCTCTGCATGGCAAGTTAGCTCAG AAGATGTACGATGGGACACTTTCCCCTTAGGCCGAATGCCAGGTCAGACCGAGGACCCATCAGAGCTTATGCTGGAGAATTATGACACCATGTATCTTTTGGACCAGCCTGTACTAGACCAGCGGCTGGAACCCCCAGCATGCAAGACTGG GCATCTTGGTAGCAAGGCCTACGCAGGGCTCCATGCTGTCCCTCGAAACTCACCTCTGGATCACAGGCGTAGGAGCCCTTGGGTCATCAGGGAGCCAGGAACCAAGCAGCCCTTGCTGAGGGCCTCTGCTGGTAACACAAAGGAGCCCGTCCAGAGGGCCTGTACATTCCAGAATGCGGGGCCATTGTGA